The Nicotiana tomentosiformis chromosome 2, ASM39032v3, whole genome shotgun sequence genome includes the window AATGATACTCTGTGTTTTAGGACCccatatgattttaaaatatatcACTAGAGTTTAAAACTTAGTTTATTTATACACCCGACTATCTTTTTGGTGTTTTGTCAATGTAAAATATATTTATGGAGTGGGTTCTGCCACGAATGAAGAAGAATGGATAACATAACACGCGCGGGGAACTGAAGGTAAGGACCATCAAACTTATTAACACAGCAAATAGCATTTTCAATGTGCAGATAGTGACAACGCAGGACTTGAATAAGCATGTGAAGCCATGTTACTCTTGCTTTCAAAACCTCTTGTAAAGATGAAACAAGACGGAGGCTGCTAATACATCTGAATTCAACTTCTGTGGCAATAACCCTGATTTCTCCTTCCTTGTACTGATTCGGAAAATGTGAACTTTTTTCTACTGAATTACAGTATAAAGAAACCACACGAAATACTCATTTATGTCACATTTTGTGTACTCCAAGGcaaatgaaatatatatatgtatacaaatGAAATCTCAATTGATTTGAGAAAAATGCACACTAGCACTTAAACTGTACAAGGAGCTTGGGCTTTAAAACCAATCTTCGCAGTCAATTTACTAATTTTGTTCGCACTCTAAGCACCCATCTAACAAGAAAAGGTATAAATATGAAAACGTGTATGCTATTTGGATTGTAAAAATTAATGGAGGAACTTGGATTTTTAATTCCCAGAAACATCACTCATTCTTCCATTAAGACCCTTGATAACCAACCATTTTGGTCGTTATGGCAATGGCTGGACTCTATTATTATAAATTTAAACTATAAGAACCTCGTATCCAAGCTCTAGTTATGAAAGAAGGAACCACGCGAGCCCACAAGATTTCAGCTATAATAATGAAAAAGATTTCTACATGTACTCACCGACACCAATAATATGATGTTCCAAAATGACTGTCACGCTCTAACTATTGCCTTAAGTTAGGAATagcaataaagtaaggttatggATAATAGTAGGGCTGCTTCTCTTACAGCTAATTATATATTCATAGTCCATATATTCAACTGAAAAGTTTGTTGACACTACTACTATTGTTAATTAGTTTACCTTCTTGTATATGACAAATAAATTATAGTAACACTAGAAACAAAAAGCTTCTAAGGGTCACACTCTAGGCTAAGTACCACGACTAAGTACAAAAAGGTCTCCTAGTTCATTCACTATCAGATAACAGAGAGGAGAAACTCAGCAGCTAAACAAGTGTTATACCGTTGATTCTAAAGTATTTTGAATGGCTGCTTCTATGTCATTTTTTACTTTCAATACCAACCAGAAAATATCTATGCATAACACCACTAGTTAAAAAGAGAACATTATCACATTCAGGCTTCTCTTTGCAAAAAGTTGACGGTGCAATGTTAAATGAAAGCACGTTATAGAAAAATAGTAGAGTCAAAAGAACTTAGCCAAGCACATAGTATCACATATAGAGCCAAAAGAAACAGCTACTGCACATCACATGCTAAAGAGTGCGCCCAGCAAGCCCACACAGATGTGCAGGCATACTTAGCCAGAGGACCACAAACGACAAGGGCATAGCTAATGAAAAATGAACTGTTAAAATCGAGCCCCGTCACATAACTACCAATGTGAAGAGTATACCTTTGCATAAAACCTGTCACTGAGGGAGCAAATTGCACCGTTCAAGTCTCGTGTACATATCCGAAAAAAGCAACCCAGTAAAACTTTAGTCAGGaatttttcttccatttcttttGACAAAAGAGTGTAACCATAAAGCCTGATAACATTCTTCTTTACAGTGGGAACCAGACTAAAACAACTATCCTAGATGTTACAGAAAATATCATTAGACATTATCCAGGACATAGCACACCTGTCCTACGCAGCATGAGGAGATAGAAATGAAAGGAGGGAGGGGGGTTGGGGTTTAGTAGAAGGGTCAGATGGAGATTTTAACAAAGAGACGTGGGTGGAGAAAAGAAGATAACTCCCACTACTGAGCTTGTCAACATGTACAAATAGACATCACATGTTCTTTATGTGACAGACAAATCATGTATCTCTAATCAGAATCCAGTTTGAATGTCTGGGGTAGCTCATCCATCACACTCAACTGCCTCCTCAGCTTAACAATGTGAGCTTGCACCTGACAAATCCAACTTGCAATCAATTAGCTGATAGAAAACTAACAATGCTACAAATGCTGAAATAGCTCAAAATCGGAGTTTAGAGGAGACAAAATTAGAAGATAGACAAAGAAACAATCAAGGTAAGAAGGTTGTTAATGCCAGCTGTAAACTTGTTGACAAAATATCTAATTTCATTCAAAATGAAGCCTTTGAATGTACTTATTTGCATATTGAGGCACTTATAAAATACTTATTGCTTGAAATGTTGTGAGTTCGTCTATTAGGAATTTTAATCACTGGCACCGTGTAGCTAAAGCTCTGAACCATTATAGTTATCATGGTGAAACTGGGTTATTTTATAAAGTAGTCATCTGCTTCTCTGATAAACAAAAGGCACTTGGTCTCGTGAGAACCAAAGGCATTCATATGTTTGAAGCTCCCCTTAAAACCCTGATGAAGCAGATATTGACAGTCTAACGGAGAATAAGGCACTCTCAGGTCTAGACAAGGCAGTTTATCCATGTCAAAGGAAAGCTGAATATGCGTTCCTAGCACTGAAAGATACAAGTTAAAGAACTGATGACAGTGTAGAGAAATTAAAGCATAACGACAAATGTTGACACATAAGTCTCATTCACCCAATCTGTGTTGGAGAATACACTTCTGCTCTCCCTGTCATCCAAAAATTAAAAGGTAAATTACAAACTTTATACAGAGATGAAAGTGAACACTCAAGCTGAATTAAAGAATTCCTGTCACCAATAAGTCTATCAGCTTAAATAACTATATGTTGCTTCTCAGCTTCAGATACAAGAAATTCCACGTCCAGCTTTATCTCAAGGGAGGTAGAACAGCCACACATGATTTCTACTATCTAAGAGCATGATATTTTTTGAACAAAGTTTAGATGTACTgaacatgtgtgtgtgtgtgagagagagagagagagagagagagagagagagagagttaagcTCACCGTCTGACGAGCTGCTGTGAGTTTCAAGAGCTCATCAGCCTCAGAGAAATTGATGAACCACTGACTAAGAGGATGGTTTTTCGTATCACCTCTCTTCAACACGTGCAAATCCTCAATTGGTGCTAAGAAACATAAAGTAGAAATTTACAAACTGAATGGACCAAGTTGCTCCAGAGCAGAGCCAAACAATCTCAGAAAAGAATGTTTACCTGGAGGAAACTTAAATGTTGCCGGAAGCCGTGGCACGATTACTGCAGGATGGTTCTGGATTCGTGAAAAGAAATCCTCAGGAGGATCAGGGAATACGACCTCATTGTAGGTTTCCACAACAACAGGTTTCTTTGTTGACTGGGGACCAGACTCATTCTCTGCATATAACTTCAAATGATGATACCTGGGAAAAGAAGAGCAGTGAAAGTATATCCACACTGCCAGCAAACTTTAAAACAAAAATGAAGCTCATGCACCAAGTGAAGAACTTACAAATCCAACTTCTTTTCGCCAACATCATCGTGGAAGTGAAGGGATATTGCAATTTCAAATTCACCCCAACCACATTCTGACAACTCAAAGGGTGGTGATTCTACCACTCTCACGGGATTATTAAAACTTGGATGCAATTGAAAAACAACTTTCTTGATTACCCCACTAAGATCCTCATTTGTTGCTCCACGAACATATACTGACCACCTATGCGACTGAGTTCTAATTGAAAAAACCCATATATTATGATTGTCTCAATAAGCATAATACTCTGAGCAAATAAATGCACTAAAAAGAATGTCCACTTACTCAGTGGCTTTCCTGCCGAGCCAAAACGCAATTGTTCCATAGACTATAGGGACATAAATTTCAACATCTTTCAGTCTCTTGCTTGAAGTCTGTATAACACCAGGAATTAATTGAACTATATCTCAAGCTACTAAAGAAGACAGGAAAGTAAAACACAGGTCAATTCGAAGGTCTCAAATATTTGTAGAAATAGACATAGATATCAAGGAAAAGCACCATATAACACTGCAAACTGATCAAACAGATTAATTCAACAATTTCATAAATATAAGCAACAAGAGAAATATCATAGCTTTGAGTTGAAATACGAATATAACAATTACCGGTAAATTATAAAAAACAAAGCCTATAACCCCTAATTTTTGTTTGCAGATAAAAAGTAAAACAAGTAGTACGATACTGCCATTTGCAGCAATGCTAAAGATAATAACCTAACATGAGGCATTATACGACCAAAGAATGTGGTGCAGCGGATGGGTCTGCTCTTCACTTGACCGGAGGTCTCGGGAGCCCGGTATGGAAAAATCCTTGGTAGGGAGCGCTTCCCTCTGAATGGGGCCCTACGCGGCGCGAATCCGGATATAATAGGGCTCCAGAGGGCACTGGACATCGGGTGGGAAACCAAAAAAAAGAAGCGCAAGGCATTATTGAGACAACATTCGTACAAAAATAGGAGTAGGAAACATAGGAtaaaccacaaaaaaaaaaaaaaagacaagatACAGATAAGGGCTAGTCATAAATTTAGCAGGTAAAGGAAACGTGCCTTCTTTTCAAAATCTTCAGTAAGGTTAGCAATTTTAGTGAGTTGTGGCTTCGGATCAGACTCATTTCCACCTAAGTCAGAGTCATTCTGTGTCATGGCAGGCGAGTTGAGAGGCATTTTGCATTCAAGACAACCTAGTTAATGAAATTAAGGTTGTTCTGAGTACTAATTGGAGACCGAAAGGCAGAAGATTTGAGaaaaattgggggttagggtttTGAAATTGAAAAGAGAAAGGAGAAGGGAAATTCGGATTTCAAGCGCTACTAAAATCTGGTGAGTGGTGGGGAATTGCAATCGCATGGGTAAAATAGTGTGTCCAATTaagtttggacataagaaaattttcttttttaaaaaaaaaatttcaaaacaaTGTTTGgttgtgaaaattttaaaacttcaacttgatAATGTATTTTCGAATTTGAAAAATTGATGAGAACCAgtttttcacttgaaaaattggaaagttggtATTTTTAAGTTTTACAAATTTATCCtatatttttgaaatttataaAAGGATCACAATCAGTTATTAAACCTAGGTAACACTGATAACTACCCACCATCTGATTGAGTGGACTTGAACTATATTTTAATATCAACTGTTGAAATTTATAATTTATACTCTTACATGAAGGAGCCACTACAATTTTTATTAGAGATTGTTCGTACAGTTAAACAATTAGCATGTTTGATTGTTTGTTTTAAGTAGGATAATCAAGTCAGGgtaattttgatattttttataaATTGTGAGATATAAATTATGTTTCATGGTTTTGAAAAAAGTACATCCAAATATATTACAAAAATTATAACCAAACATAACTTCAACTTCAGatcaaattttaataaaattccaaatttgaaaaaagaaaatttGGAATTTATGTTCAAACGCCTACTAATTGTTGCATGGAACAAACAATGTTTTAATTCTGGTTTCGCGTCCGTCCAAACTAACCCGCCAAAATACCTATGGATGTTTCCATTTTTATAAACGATAAAAAGTAATGCTACTAAGTTTTAGTGACTTTATGTAATTTCTAATTGTTTAACTTTATtttcaaaatcgaatttcgaAGTACTGTACTTGTTTTATTGCACAAAATGAGtagttttttaaataaataaaaaatttattcttgaaataattGACATATCGAAACAAGATATCAGAAATTTTGACGAAAGTCGTAGAAGGATCATGAGTCAAGATTTCAAATCAAAATTTACTCATGATTAGGATCCCATGAGGAAGTGTGTGTTGGTTGATTGTGATTGgggaaaaaaaaggaagaagagaaaAGGAAGTTTGTGCTTATTTGCTTGGATAGTATTTCAAAATTATGAACTCAAAAGAAGAGGTTCAATGACATTAAACTGATTCTCAGAAATGATCTGTCTTTCAAAAGAGTTCAAAATTCTTTTTCACAATTTAAACCATTTCAACTAAAACAACTAAGTctaacaacaagtcctaaaaggTATTGGTTTAAAACTGAAAACAGATAGTTGAAAAAGTATGTGGAGGCAACTGAACTATGAAGatataaaagaaaaggaaaggggAAGAAGACCTTTAATTTCATCCCTCTTTTTGCACTTAATGATATTTTAATTTACACTTAATACCAAACAAGCTAAGAATTTCTCATCTGATATTTATAACGATTAATGATATTTTGATCAATCAATCATATACACCATTTCAaagattttattaaaaagtaatttACACTATCTTAATATGTAGGTTTCCTTTAATTTTTCTAATAGAAAGATCTCAAAACACTAAAAAATCTCACAAagttcatattttattttaaactttgacaaaaatcaaAATATTCAATCCCAAACCCAGCACTTATATACAGGTCCCCTTccctaaaaaaataaatatagtaGTAATTAAGAAATAGATAGAAAGTTAGTCACTAAACAAATTCTACAACATAactaatttgtcacgacccaaaattctcacatTCGGGgctgtgatgacgcctaacatttcatgtgctaggcaagccaacgttagaataatattagctattttaaaataatttttaaattaattaataacaagaaacaaatgcggaagtaaagtctgaaatgtagtgaataatccataataatagtgatgtctaaataccattccagaattggtgtcacaagtgcacgagctactagaataatacaaataaaggtctgaatgaaaataaagctgtctgaaagaaatacacagctatTATAAAGTGGAagaggacttcagaactacgaacgacatgcaactatacctcaagtctcctgcgaatagctgaatccgagcaaatctactatacGCCGCTGGAACCAACTcaggtatctgcacaagaagtgcagagtgtagtatgagtacaaccgaccccatgtacccagtaagtgccgagcctaacctcgacgaagtagtgacgaggctaaggcaggctacttacattaacatgtacgcaataacaataataacaacaataatagaaataaatcaggtatcttttttcaacagttgaagccaactcggcagtcataaccaattattatttgaatcagtttttgttgcggcgtgcaacccgatcccacaatatattcatattcaattctgttgtggcgtgcaacccgctcctccaatatattcatttcaatcaattctgttgtggcgtgcaacccgctcctccaatatattcactttcatttccgttgcggcgtgcaacccgctcctctaatatattcatttaccaattcttataacagaaattactccaataaatgcaacaattactatgaaattataagataacaagcatacaataattatgatttattagaaataagtgatgacaagtaataattaattgtggaaattaaggatgtaataggcattttaataattagtatgccaAACGTCAAGtgacaattaagtcacataagcatgtagcaattataacaTAGATTCAAGGCATGCTATTGAGCAAAGAAcacgagagaaacaattaatataataattaattcatgatttaaaatgatttatgacttttcaagtaattatgcaaataactaatttgacgacgtatagacactcgtcaccttgcctatacgtcgttcacatgcatttcacataacaaataatttaagggttctatttcctcaagtcaaggttaaccacaatacttacctcaTTTTGCAAacaaatttcaagattccaatacacaTTTGCCTTGCGAATTGGTGTCCGAAAGTTTCGAATCGTAGGaactaat containing:
- the LOC104105400 gene encoding transcription initiation factor TFIID subunit 14b produces the protein MPLNSPAMTQNDSDLGGNESDPKPQLTKIANLTEDFEKKTSSKRLKDVEIYVPIVYGTIAFWLGRKATETQSHRWSVYVRGATNEDLSGVIKKVVFQLHPSFNNPVRVVESPPFELSECGWGEFEIAISLHFHDDVGEKKLDLYHHLKLYAENESGPQSTKKPVVVETYNEVVFPDPPEDFFSRIQNHPAVIVPRLPATFKFPPAPIEDLHVLKRGDTKNHPLSQWFINFSEADELLKLTAARQTVQAHIVKLRRQLSVMDELPQTFKLDSD